Below is a window of Sabethes cyaneus unplaced genomic scaffold, idSabCyanKW18_F2 scaffold_26_ctg1, whole genome shotgun sequence DNA.
CCCCCCGCGATGCGCTGCGCGGTCGCACCGTTATCAACATGTTCTTCGAGGACAGCACCCGCACCCGCACCAGTTTCGAGTTGGCGGGCAAGCGTCTCGGGGCCGATGTCATCAACATGACGGTGGCCACGTCTTCGGTGAACAAGGGCGAGACGCTGCTCGATACGGCTGCTACGCTGAACGCCATGCGCTGCGACCTTCTGGTCGTGCGCCATGCGCAATCGGGCGCGCCTGCCCTTCTGGCGCAAAAGGTCGAGGCCAGCGTGGTCAATGCCGGTGACGGCATGCATGAGCACCCGACACAGGCCCTGCTCGATGCGCTGACGATCAAGCGTCATCTGGGCACGCTGAACGGTCTTACCGTCGCGATATGCGGTGATGTGGGTCATAGCCGCGTGGCCCGTTCGAACATCCATCTTTTGACCGCCATGGGCAGCAAGGTGCGTCTCGTGGGCCCGCCGACGCTGGTGCCTGCCGCCATGGCCTCTCTCGGCGCCGTGTCGATCCATCACGATATGGAAAGCGGACTGCGCGACGCCGATGTGGTCATGACGCTGCGCCTGCAACGCGAGCGCATGGGCGCCGGTCTGGTGCCGAGCGCGCGCGAATTCTTCCGATTCTATGGTGTCGATAGCCGTCGCCTTGCGCTGGCGAAGCCGGGGGCGCTGGTGATGCATCCGGGACCGATGAATCGCGGCGTCGAAATTGCGTCAGACGTGGCCGACTCGGTGCAGAGCGTCATTCAGGAACAGGTGGAGATGGGCGTCGCTGTGCGTATGGCCGTTCTCGACCGTCTTTCACGCATGCGGACAGCGTCATGACCGATCTCGTTTTTGAAAATGTCCGTCTGATCGACCCGGAGGCAGGAACCGCTCTTTCCGGCCGCTTGCTTGTCAAAGACGGGCGTATTGCCGGTCGCGACAAGGCTGGCGCCGAAGGCAAGCCGGAAAACGCCCGGGTCATCGACGGCACGGGCGCTGTTCTGTCTCCCGGCCTGGTGGATATGCGTGTGGCCATCGGCGAACCGGGCTTCGAATATCGCGAAACCATCGCCTCCTGCGCACGCGCCGCCGTCTCAGGCGGTGTAACGACCCTTGCCGCCCTGCCGAA
It encodes the following:
- the LOC128745071 gene encoding aspartate carbamoyltransferase codes for the protein MSAEEITPFLDLAANYALLSRSRTAPRDALRGRTVINMFFEDSTRTRTSFELAGKRLGADVINMTVATSSVNKGETLLDTAATLNAMRCDLLVVRHAQSGAPALLAQKVEASVVNAGDGMHEHPTQALLDALTIKRHLGTLNGLTVAICGDVGHSRVARSNIHLLTAMGSKVRLVGPPTLVPAAMASLGAVSIHHDMESGLRDADVVMTLRLQRERMGAGLVPSAREFFRFYGVDSRRLALAKPGALVMHPGPMNRGVEIASDVADSVQSVIQEQVEMGVAVRMAVLDRLSRMRTAS